In a genomic window of Salvelinus fontinalis isolate EN_2023a unplaced genomic scaffold, ASM2944872v1 scaffold_0284, whole genome shotgun sequence:
- the LOC129845361 gene encoding acidic leucine-rich nuclear phosphoprotein 32 family member B-like has protein sequence MAMRGGDYFNTSAGARRMSLSGPRNGRNYIMYHGTSWWAAQKIMAKGFCPSNRGMLGQGVYLSRDLEKASRYPLDLTEHQKVVIKVKVNVGKVKKIDLKGHPLQKTWHDEGYDSAWVPPNCGMVKSGLEENCVWDPKRITVLDTFKSKTEPTLQSEDTDEEEEEEEDTEEEEDEEEGVEGEDEDYEEEGVDEEEEDSEEEGVDEEEVEEDFEKEGVEGEETDYEEEEEADGDTDEEEDGEGEEV, from the exons ATGGCCATGAGGGGAGGAGATTACTTCAATACTTCTGCTGGGGCACGAAGAATGAGTCTGTCAGGGCCACGGAATGGCAGAAACTACATCATGTACCATGGCACCTCTTGGTGGGCTGCACAGAAAATCATGGCCAAAGGTTTTTGCCCGTCCAACCGTGGCATGTTGGGGCAGGGTGTGTATCTAAGCCGGGACCTGGAGAAGGCTAGTAGATACCCCCTGGACCTCACTGAACACCAGAAGGTTGTCATCAAAGTTAAAGTCAATGTGGGCAAGGTGAAAAAAATTGACCTCAAAGGCCACCCTTTGCAGAAGACGTGGCATGATGAAGGTTACGACTCAGCCTGGGTTCCTCCTAACTGTGGCATGGTGAAGAGTGGTTTAGAAGAGAACTGTGTCTGGGACCCAAAACGCATTACTGTTTTAGACACTTTCAAATCCAAAACAGAACCCACCTTACAAAGTGAGGACACtgatgaggaagaagaggaggaagaggacactgaggaggaggaagatgaggaagagggggtggagggagaggatgaggatTATGAGGAAGAGGGggttgatgaagaggaggaggattctGAGGAAGAGGGGGTTgatgaagaggaggtggaggaggatttTGAGAAagaaggggtggagggagaggagacggattatgaggaagaggaggaagcagATGGGGAcactgatgaggaggaggatggggagggagaggaa GTGTGA